Proteins co-encoded in one Papilio machaon chromosome 24, ilPapMach1.1, whole genome shotgun sequence genomic window:
- the LOC123722376 gene encoding cytochrome P450 4C1-like: protein MLVLILSVIAFALFWTWRWRVTSRLEPPAYPGGIPFIGHAHLFIGDSISLWNIVKEFSYTSLKMGGVISASIGPRTVYAVTDPDDCLTVANTCLQKDVLYNFAKPWVGEGLITGTLSIWKNHRKLLNPAFSQLVVDGFQGVFNSQARRLVKDMAAEVRKGPFDHWTYTRRNALETICLTALGVEFSENSVLNSQYEHAVEQMFNVMVERFQKFWLHNDFLYNWSNLKKKQERCLKILHNMSNTVLKTRKAAYLNNQKNGLEASTDTKFKAFLDLLLELSKEKGAFNDLEIREQVDTMIAAGHETSANVLMFTLVMIGSYPKVQKRIFEELHDIFGNDDRDVTKQDLSQLVYLEAVLKETMRVYPIVPVTMRWLDRNVKLKNYTLTAGRTCFTLVYGVHRHAMWGPDAEEFKPERWLDPAALPQCPNAFLAFNIGRRICIGKTYAYSSMKTTLAHLLRHYRVQADHKKMILKFDVVLKPECGHFISIEKRENVNF, encoded by the exons ATGTTGGTGTTAATATTATCTGTTATCGCGTTCGCATTGTTCTGGACGTGGCGATGGCGTGTGACGTCACGTCTGGAACCCCCTGCTTACCCTGGAGGGATACCGTTTATTGGACACGCGCACCTTTTTATAGGAGACAGTATTT CCTTATGGAATATAGTAAAGGAATTTTCATACACCAGTTTGAAAATGGGTGGTGTGATATCTGCTTCAATTGGACCTCGGACAGTTTATG CTGTAACAGATCCTGACGATTGTTTGACTGTCGCCAACACATGTTTACAAAAGGacgttttgtataattttgctAAGCCCTGGGTCGGAGAAGGTTTAATCACTGGAACAC TGTCAATATGGAAGAATCATCGGAAGTTGTTGAACCCAGCGTTCAGTCAGCTCGTTGTGGACGGTTTCCAGGGAGTTTTCAACAGTCAGGCCCGTCGCCTGGTGAAAGACATGGCGGCAGAGGTACGGAAGGGACCTTTCGATCACTGGACATACACGAGAAGGAATGCTTTGGAGACTATTTGCT TAACCGCTCTGGGAGTTGAATTCAGCGAAAACAGCGTTCTCAACAGTCAATATGAGCACGCGGTGGAGCAGATGTTCAACGTGATGGTGGAGAGGTTCCAGAAGTTCTGGCTCCACAACGACTTTTTGTACAACTGGTCAAACCTGAAGAAGAAACAGGAGAGATGTCTGAAGATACTGCACAATATGTCAAACACG GTTCTAAAAACACGTAAAGCTGCATACTTAAACAATCAGAAGAATGGATTAGAAGCATCGACAG ATACAAAATTCAAGGCGTTTTTGGATCTTCTACTAGAATTATCTAAAGAGAAAGGAGCGTTTAACGATTTGGAGATAAGGGAACAAGTAGACACCATGATAGCGGCAGGTCACGAAACGTCAGCTAATGTTCTTATGTTCACTTTAGTTATGATTGGATCATATCCGAAGGTGCAGAAGCGAATATTTGAAGA GCTACACGACATTTTCGGGAACGATGACAGAGATGTGACAAAGCAAGATTTATCTCAATTAGTATACTTAGAGGCCGTGCTGAAGGAAACAATGCGGGTGTACCCCATCGTGCCTGTGACTATGAGGTGGCTTGACAGAAATGTCAAACTAA AGAATTACACATTAACCGCTGGCCGCACGTGCTTTACGTTAGTGTACGGGGTCCACAGACATGCCATGTGGGGACCTGACGCCGAGGAGTTCAAGCCCGAACGCTGGCTGGACCCGGCCGCTTTGCCACAGTGTCCCAACGCCTTTCTTGCATTTAATATTGGCAGGAGGATCTGTATTg GTAAAACATACGCGTATTCATCAATGAAAACAACATTGGCTCACCTATTACGTCACTACCGAGTACAAGCCGACCACAAAaagatgatattaaaatttgacgtTGTGCTCAAACCCGAATGCGGCCACTTCATATCCATAGAGAAGAGAGAAAATGTGAATTTCTGA
- the LOC123722378 gene encoding cytochrome P450 4C1-like, translating to MLVLTLSVIAFALYWTWRWRVTSRLKPPAYPGWVPLIGHVHLFIGDSISLWNIVKEFSYTSLKMGGVISASIGPRTIYVVTDPDDCLTVANTCLQKDDFYNFAKPWLGEGLITGTLSKWKHHRKLLNPAFSQLVVDGFQGVFNSQARRLVKDMETEVGKGPFDHRTYTRRNALETICLTALGVEFCENSVLNSQYEHAVEQILNMLMERLQKFWLHSDFIYNWSNLKKKQERCLVILHNMSNTVLETRKAVYLNNKKNGLETSTGIKFKAFLDLLLELSTEKGAFNDLEIREHVDTMIAAGHETSANVLMFTLVMIGSYPKVQERIFEELHDIFGNDDRDVTKQDLSQLVYLEAVLKETMRVYPIVPVTMRWLDRNVKLKNYTLTAGRTCLMLVYGVHRHAMWGPDAEEFKPERWLNPATLPHSPNAFAAFNIGRRICIGKSYAYSSMKTTLAHLLRHYRVQADHKKMILKLDVVLKPECGHFISIEKR from the exons ATGTTGGTGTTAACATTATCTGTTATCGCGTTCGCATTGTACTGGACGTGGCGATGGCGTGTGACGTCACGACTGAAACCCCCCGCTTACCCAGGCTGGGTGCCATTGATTGGACATGTGCATCTTTTTATAGGAGACAGTATTT CTTTATGGAATATAGTAAAGGAATTTTCATACACCAGTTTGAAAATGGGTGGTGTGATATCTGCTTCAATTGGACCTCGGACTATTTATG TTGTAACAGATCCTGACGATTGTTTGACTGTCGCCAACACATGTTTACAAAAGGACGATTTCTATAATTTTGCTAAGCCCTGGCTCGGAGAAGGTTTAATCACTGGAACtc TGTCAAAATGGAAGCACCATCGGAAGTTGTTGAACCCAGCGTTCAGTCAGCTCGTAGTGGATGGTTTCCAGGGAGTTTTCAACAGTCAGGCCCGTCGCCTGGTGAAAGATATGGAGACTGAGGTAGGGAAGGGGCCTTTCGATCACAGGACATATACGCGAAGGAATGCTTTGGAGACTATTTGCT TAACCGCTCTGGGAGTTGAATTCTGCGAAAACAGCGTTCTTAACAGTCAGTATGAGCACGCGGTGGAGCAGATATTGAACATGCTAATGGAGAGGTTGCAGAAGTTCTGGCTTCACAGCGACTTTATATACAACTGGTCGAACCTGAAGAAAAAACAGGAGAGATGTCTGGTGATACTGCACAATATGTCAAACACG gttcTAGAAACACGTAAAGCTGTATACTTAAACAATAAGAAGAATGGATTAGAAACATCGACAG GTATAAAATTCAAGGCGTTTTTAGACCTTCTACTAGAGTTATCTACAGAGAAAGGAGCGTTTAACGATTTGGAGATAAGAGAACACGTGGACACCATGATAGCGGCAGGTCACGAAACGTCAGCTAATGTTCTCATGTTCACCTTAGTTATGATTGGATCATATCCGAAGGTGCAGGAGCGAATATTTGAAGA GCTACACGACATTTTCGGGAACGATGACAGAGATGTGACAAAGCAAGATTTATCTCAATTAGTATACTTAGAGGCCGTGCTGAAGGAAACAATGCGGGTGTACCCCATCGTTCCTGTCACTATGAGATGGCTTGATAGAAATGTCAAACTAA AGAACTACACACTAACCGCTGGTCGAACGTGCTTAATGTTAGTGTACGGGGTCCACAGACACGCCATGTGGGGACCTGACGCCGAGGAGTTCAAGCCcgaacgctggctgaacccggCGACTTTGCCGCACAGTCCCAACGCCTTTGCCGCATTTAATATTGGCAGGAGGATTTGTATTg GTAAATCGTACGCGTATTCATCAATGAAAACAACATTGGCTCACCTATTACGTCACTACCGAGTACAAGCCGACCACAAAAAGATGATATTAAAACTTGACGTTGTGCTCAAACCCGAATGCGGCCACTTCATATCCATAGAGAAGAGATAA